A single region of the Malaclemys terrapin pileata isolate rMalTer1 chromosome 4, rMalTer1.hap1, whole genome shotgun sequence genome encodes:
- the LOC128836394 gene encoding suppressor of cytokine signaling 2-like, which produces MKSPSAVICREKPALNVYPYGSEQDGWEEARDEDVNSAQINCTINHLEQAGWYWGPLTAAEARRVLCPALEGSFLMRDSSSPDNLLTLSVKTSVGPTHIRICYSAGRFGFDSSVLAKPKLQSFKDAMALVQFYSLASLKQAKRLGPSEQETTSVSKDPAIHLKLIKPLYVSVPALQHLCRLTINRSTRQVSALPLPVRLKDYLLKYPYML; this is translated from the exons ATGAAGTCCCCCAGTGCTGTGATCTGCAGGGAGAAGCCGGCTCTGAATGTTTACCCTTATGGCTCTGAACAGGATGGCTGGGaagaggccagggatgaggacgTGAACTCAGCCCAGATCAACTGCACCATAAACCACCTGGAGCAAGCTG GTTGGTACTGGGGTCCCCTCACAGCAGCAGAGGCCAGACGCGttctctgccctgccctggaaGGCTCCTTCCTGATGCGTGACAGTTCCAGCCCAGACAACCTGCTCACCCTGTCGGTCAAAACCTCTGTTGGGCCCACCCACATCCGGATCTGCTACAGCGCCGGCCGCTTCGGCTTCGACTCGTCCGTCCTGGCCAAGCCCAAGCTCCAGAGCTTCAAGGACGCCATGGCCTTGGTCCAGTTCTACTCCCTGGCCTCGCTGAAGCAAGCCAAACGGCTGGGGCCGTCGGAGCAGGAGACCACGTCCGTGTCCAAGGATCCGGCCATCCACCTGAAACTGATCAAGCCCCTGTATGTCTCTGTGCCGGCTTTGCAGCACCTGTGCAGGCTAACTATCAACAGGAGCACTCGGCAGGTCTCGGCCCTGCCCTTGCCTGTGAGGCTCAAGGACTACCTGCTGAAGTACCCGTACATGCTCTGA